Sequence from the Nocardia brasiliensis genome:
TTCCGCGGCGAGCCGCTTAGCGAGCAACGTCACCTTCGGGTAGGTGCGTTCGAACTTCGAGATGACCCTCCTCGCATCAGGGAAGGTGATGCCCGCCTTTTTGGCGAGCGTGCCGGCGCCGCCGCCGTAGACCTGTAGGAAGTTCGCCATCTTTCCGACCGAACGTGCGACGCCAGCGGCGTCAGCAGTGAGTTGATGCAGATCTGCGCCCTCAGCGAAAACGCGCCGCATCGTCGGATCTCCACTCAATGCGGCCAGCACGCGAAGCTCTTGCGCCTTGTAGTCGACGCTGACTACGGCGTGGCCAGGGTCTGCCAGAAAGCATCGCCGGACAACCCAGTCGTTGGCCGGAAGGGTTTGGGCTGGAATGCCCGTGATGCTCATCCGGGCTGTTCGGGCACGCAGCGGATTGATGCTCGGATGCACCCGGTCGTTCGGGTCGGCTCCGTCGAGAAAGCCTTGTACCCAGGTCGTTCGCCACTTCCGGGCTCGTTTGGCTTCGGTGACCGCGGCGACTAGGTGTGCGACGCTGCCGACTGCGGGATCGTTCTCGGCCAGTTGCTCTAGTAGCTCTTTGTCGACCTTGCGTTTCCCGGTCTCGGTGCGGCCTGTGATCCGAACTCCCAAGTCTTCCAACGCATCTGCGACCTGTTCGGTGCTGTTGACTGATTGGATACCGAAGAACGCCTCAGCGTGGAAGGACGCCTCGTGTTCATCCGCCGTCAAGCGCGCAGCGAGTTTTTCGGAGTACTCGACGTCGAGGAGAAACCCGGTCCGTTCCATCTCGGCACACACGCGGGCAAGGTTGTGCTCGTAGGCAATCAGATGTGTGGATTCGCCCGGTACGGCTGGTGCCAGCCTCGCGCGTAGCCGGTATGCCAGGACCGGGTCCATTCCGGCGTAGAACATGAAGTCCGGATCGTCGAGCAATTCCGGGACTTTCCAGACCAGGTCTTTGGTCGTGCGATACCGCCGGGCGAGGTTCGGCATGAGCCCTTTGACCTCGGCGGCGACGATGGGATCTATGTATGCGCGGGTCAGATCCTCGAGACGGTGACCGGTTCCGCCTTCCTCCACACCGCGCGGGTCGACAAGGTGGGCAAGAATCTTGGTGTCAGTGGTCCTGGGCCATAGCTCCGACATCGGTACCTCCAAATGCTTTTCGAGCACTTGAAGGTCGAACGATGCGTTGTGCATGATCAGCTGCCGCAGGCACGCGATAGCCAATCGTGCTGCGTGCCTGAACTTCTGGCCTCTTTCAATCGGGATAACCCATGCCTCGACGCCGTTGCCGAATTGGACCGTTCGAAGCTGGTAGTCCCCGGCGTAGATGTCGAGTCCGGTTGTCTCGGTGTCGAACCCGAGCGGGGTGTGTTTGTTCGCATCAATCCACAGTGCGAACTCGATGAGGTCGGCGTCGGTCTCGGCTACCCGAATCGTCACCGGTTCGCCGTCGACCTTGTACTGAAATGCCCTCACGCCACCTCGGGGTAGTAGATCCGCCGGACGATGCGGCTGATGTTGGGTTCACCGACGCCGTACATCTCGGCTAGCTCGGCGTGGCTGACCCTGGCGTTGGCAGCGAGACGCCGAATCCAGCGAACGTCGTTGTGCGTGAGCTTCTTCCGGTTGTCGGCCTTCTTCTTCAGCTCGGCGTTCTCTGCCTCCAACTCCTGGATTCGGTGGTGCAGTGCTGCTTCGTCTACGGACATGGTTGATCGCTTTCGGTGCGGCTACGAGAGAGGGCGGCCCATGGCCGGACCGCCCTCGGTACTAGTTCAGATCAGCGAAGCCACTGCTTTTCGCACTGGTCGGGCGTGCCGGCCGGAGCAGGGCACATGAACGCAGACCATGGCTTGCCGTCCTTCTTGGACACACCGGACTTGAAGACCATCTCGCCGTGCGGGCACTGACGCCCTTCCCCTCCCGGTGCCTGCTGATACGCAGGCTTGGCCGCAGTGGAGGCATTCCGCGGAGTCGCCGGTGCGGACTTTGCTGGGCCGAGCCCGGCGAAATGCGTGGCCGCGTCTTGGGCCAGCTTCATCAGCTGCCCCGATCCACGAACCATCTGTTCAGCTTCAGCGATGCTCGATGCGTGATGCACGATCCAGGGAGCGTCGAAGCCCGTGCCTCCCTTGAGCGTGACGGTGATCTTGTCCGGGGCGGAGGCAACGTCGGTGGCCACGGGCGCGTCGGCCGTGGTCTCGCCCTTCGGGGCATCGGCAAATGGGTTGGTGGTCAAGCTGAATCCCTCTTTCCGCAGTACATTTCGATGTCGTCGTCAGACCAGTTGTCCAGCAACGCTGGCTTCTGGTCGAAATAGATGTCCGGATGCACCCAGCCCCGGTACATCTCGATGGACCCGTTGCCGTTCAGCTCGGGGTCCAGGATGTCTTTCACTCGTAGCCTTTCGATGCGACCTGCGCGGCTGCGTTGGAAACCACGCGTCGCGCCCCCGGCCCGTTCTGGAACTCGGCGCGCTTCACTCGCGCTTGCCGGTTCATCTCGTCGGTGACCGCGATGACTCC
This genomic interval carries:
- a CDS encoding DNA polymerase; protein product: MRAFQYKVDGEPVTIRVAETDADLIEFALWIDANKHTPLGFDTETTGLDIYAGDYQLRTVQFGNGVEAWVIPIERGQKFRHAARLAIACLRQLIMHNASFDLQVLEKHLEVPMSELWPRTTDTKILAHLVDPRGVEEGGTGHRLEDLTRAYIDPIVAAEVKGLMPNLARRYRTTKDLVWKVPELLDDPDFMFYAGMDPVLAYRLRARLAPAVPGESTHLIAYEHNLARVCAEMERTGFLLDVEYSEKLAARLTADEHEASFHAEAFFGIQSVNSTEQVADALEDLGVRITGRTETGKRKVDKELLEQLAENDPAVGSVAHLVAAVTEAKRARKWRTTWVQGFLDGADPNDRVHPSINPLRARTARMSITGIPAQTLPANDWVVRRCFLADPGHAVVSVDYKAQELRVLAALSGDPTMRRVFAEGADLHQLTADAAGVARSVGKMANFLQVYGGGAGTLAKKAGITFPDARRVISKFERTYPKVTLLAKRLAAEAEANGFVTTPVGRRLPVDSGRWYAALNYVIQSTSRDVTCRGLLALDEAGWTPYIRLPIHDEAVASVPIEHAEWGAREIGRHMRMDLRGVDIDTDPEVYGDSWGHGYMKAA
- a CDS encoding Lrp/AsnC family transcriptional regulator codes for the protein MSVDEAALHHRIQELEAENAELKKKADNRKKLTHNDVRWIRRLAANARVSHAELAEMYGVGEPNISRIVRRIYYPEVA